The genomic interval CGCAAGAGCCACAGTACCAACAACCGGTTCCAGGCATCCCGACTCGCTAATCCATGCTTTTGCTTCCTTCCTATTCTTTGAATCTCCAACCATACAATCATAGTAAGGGCCTCTGCTCCCCTCGACTTTCTTAGCACCAAACATGAAGAAGAAGCCTTGCTTTGAATTGACGAAATTCTCAACTCTGTCAGAAGAAGCATCGTATTCCCTCAAAATTTCGGAAAGGATTGGGTAACTGCCACTCTTCCCTTCAATCACTGTAATTCTCCTCACTGAAGGTTATTGAAGTCTTTCAGTCGATTATCGCAACAGAGAAACCTACTCCTCATTCCTTTTTGAGGCAGACTTCATAAGCAATTTTATCATTATAAAGAAAGCGATCGTAGCCAGAAAGGTTGTTGGATAACCTTCAAGAAAAATCATTATACTCTTTGAAACGGCTTCGCTCATAGTTCAAGCTCCTTTCACTCACAGAAAAAGTGCCAGTACTATACTGCCAGCCAGAACAGAACCAATCTGTCCGGCAACGTTTGCGCCAGTCGCATACATTATCAGGAAGTTATTTGGATCTTCTTCAAGCCCCATCCTGTGAACAACCCTGGCAGACATCGGAAAGGCAGATATTCCAGCTGCGCCTATCATGGGGTTTATTTTCTGTTTTCTAAATAGGTTGAATGTTTTTGCAAAGAGAATTCCGCCCATGGTATCGAGTATGAAAGCGATAAGCCCCATGAGAAGAATCAGCAGAGTCCTTTGATTTAGAAACGCGCTTGCCGTCATTGTTGAGCCAATAGCGATTCCCAAAAAAAGAGTGATGATGTTGGAAAGCTCATTCTGTGCAGCGTTACTAAGTTTGTTCAGGACCCCGGATTCTCTTATCAAATTCCCGAACATGAGCATTCCGATCAGTGCAACACTAACCGGAGCGATAATTCCGGCCAGAAGGGTAACGAGTATTGGAAACAGTATCCTAACGTACTTGGGAACCTTCTCGGTTCTATTATCCATTCTGATTCTTCTCTCTTCTTTCGTAGTAAGCAACTTGATAATTGGTGGCTGGACTACAGGCACCAGAGCCATGTACGAGTACGCGGCGACAGAAATAGGACCGAGCATGTGAATGGCAAGTCTACTTGCGACATATATGGATGTGGGGCCGTCCGCAGTGCCAATGATACCGATCGAAATTGCCTCTCTGATATCGAATCCAAGTAGGGCTGCTACGATTATCGTAAGAAAGATTCCTAGCTGTGCCGCTGCTCCGTAAAAGAACATCACGGGTTTTTGCAGGAGAGGTCCGAAGTCTATCATCGCTCCTATTCCGATGAAAATCAAGGCAGGGAATAATTCATTTGCTATTCCGGCTTCATAGAGAATTGTAAGGACACCGTGCTCTCCGATAGCCGATGATCCCGGGATATTTGTGAGAAATGCTCCGAAGCCTATCGGCAAAAGCAACATCGGTTCATATTGCTTCTTTATTGCCAGAAATATCAGAACTCCACCTATTGCAAACATAATGAGATTTCCCGCGGGGATCAAAAAATTCGATAGCAAATTCATCGCTGCTGCCTCCCAAATTTTAGTCATCTCTAGAGCGCGGAGAATCGAAAAACACTATGGATTCGGAACCGCTTCATCACATACAATATTAATACAACGCGTGCACTTTTTATCAGAACGAAAAGGTTTTCAGGTTTCCTTTCGGGACTTTCCAGTTAAACTTGATTACTGCAACAGTATGTTAGGATTTGTCTGATGAGATGAACTGAGGAGGGAAATACTTTGGCAGCGGGTTTTCCTGAGGACTTTTTGTGGGGTGTTGCAACGGCAGCTTATCAGATAGAAGGAGCCGATCTTGAAGAAGGTAAAGGTCCTTCAATTTGGTCGGATTTTTCTCACAAGCCTGGAAGGATAGATTTCGGGGAGAGTGGCGACGTTGCTTGTGATCATTATCATAGATTCACAGAAGATATCGATCTAATGACTGCACTTGGACTGAATTCTTATCGATTTTCCATATCCTGGCCGAGGGTACTTCCAAAGGGGCGTGGCCCGACAAATCAAAAGGGTATTGATTTCTACGATAAACTGGTCGATGAGCTTTTGGAAAGAGAGATACAACCTGTTGTCACTCTGTATCACTGGGATCTTCCTCTAGACTTGCAGGCGAGATTCGGAGGATGGGAGTGTAGAGATATCAGTCACTATTTTGCCGATTACTCAAGCATGATGTTTTACAGATTGGGTGACAGAGTAAAATATTGGATCACTTTGAATGAACCTTACTGCTCTTCTCACGTGAGCTATCTTTGGGGAGAACACGCTCCTGGAAAGAGAGACCTGAAACTCTCACTTTCTGTCGCTCACAATCTCTTGCTTTCTCATGGTGAAGCAGTGAGGCGTTTTAGAGAAGATATCAAAGATGGCCTGATCGGTCTTACAAATGTTTCTACGTTTGTTGAGCCTGTGACGGATTCAGAAGAAGATCTTAGTGCCGCAAAAATCTATGATCAATTCATTAACGGTTGGTTCTTCAAAACCCCGCTAACTGGTGAATATCCCTCAGAACTCTTTGCGATCTTTGAAAATGCTGGACTGGCGCCAGTTATCCAAAGTGGAGATATGGAGATCATCTCCGTCCCCTTCGACTTTTGGGGAATAAACTATTATACAAGAAACCTGGTTAGAAGAGATAAATCAAGCATACTTGGCGCCGAAGTCGTTCAAGGAGAACTGCCGAAGAGCGAGATGGGCTGGGAGATCTATCCGGAGGGCCTTGAAGGTTTTCTTTTCAAGGCCTACAAGGAGTACGGAAAGAAACCGATATACATTACCGAGAACGGTATTGCGTGCGAAGACAAGTCATTGGGCGGCTCCGTTGAAGATCATTGTAGAATTGAGTATCTGAGACAACATTTCTCCGCTGCTCTTAATTCAATAAAGGGAGGAGTGGATTTGAGAGGTTATTTTGTCTGGACCTTGATGGATAATTTTGAATGGGCGCGTGGTTTTTCGAAGAGGTTTGGACTGGTTTATGTAGATTATGATAATAATCTGAAACGTATTCCAAAGAAAAGCTTCGAATACTACAGGGATTTTATTGGAACACTGTGAAACAGATTTCGAATGGATAGTGAGAGTTGTCGGGTTGTCGATTTGTTGGCCATAGGAAGCCATCCTGAACGGATTGGCGAAAACAGAGGTCTTATGAAAGCGCAAGAGAGACCTTTTTGACAGGGGGTTTGCCAAATGATTGGAGTCATAGTCGATTCCGGATGTGATCTTCCAGAATCAATGAAAGCAAGTGATGACGTAAGAGTCATTCCATTGAAGATAATCCTCGATGGTAATGAATATAGAGACAACATTGATATCACCGCTTCAGATCTTCTTCAGTACATGGAAGTCAAGTTTCCAAAGACATCACTTCCAAGGCAGTCGGAAATCGGGGAGGCTTTTGACAGTCTTTACGAAAAGGGATTCAGGGAGTTCCTATACATCGGAATCTCAAGTGGATTAAGCGGGACTCTCGGTCAAGTGAAGACTTTTGTCAGAGACTTCTCCGAGAAGTACTCCGACGTAAGAGTTGAGGTAGTAGACTCAAAGAACATCTCGATTGGTTCAGGACTGCTTGCTATGAAGGGGATAGATATGGTCCGGCGAGGGGTGGCCTTTGAAGAGGTAGTGAGAGAAATCCGCGATTCTGTGAGTAAATCCAAGGTCTTCTTCTGCATACCTGTTCTAAAGTTTCTTAAGGCCGGAGGACGAATTGGAAAGGTTACCGCAACAATCGGGGATTTTCTCGATCTGAAGCCTGTAATAACCGTTGGCGAAGATGGGATCTATCACAGCGTTTCAAAAGAAAGAGGAATGAAGAGAGCCGTTAAGGCTTCGGTAAAGAAGCTCCTGCATTTCATTGAGGGCAGAAAATTGCTTCACATTGCCGCTTATACATCGGACAAAAGTGAGAAGACTAGAGAGTTTTTCAAGATGGCCGTAGACGAGATTGAAGCAGCAGGAATAAGTGAAATTATCACGGGTCAGATCT from Mesotoga infera carries:
- a CDS encoding DegV family protein, whose amino-acid sequence is MIGVIVDSGCDLPESMKASDDVRVIPLKIILDGNEYRDNIDITASDLLQYMEVKFPKTSLPRQSEIGEAFDSLYEKGFREFLYIGISSGLSGTLGQVKTFVRDFSEKYSDVRVEVVDSKNISIGSGLLAMKGIDMVRRGVAFEEVVREIRDSVSKSKVFFCIPVLKFLKAGGRIGKVTATIGDFLDLKPVITVGEDGIYHSVSKERGMKRAVKASVKKLLHFIEGRKLLHIAAYTSDKSEKTREFFKMAVDEIEAAGISEIITGQISQSLVCHTGPGLIGVAAIFE
- a CDS encoding beta-glucosidase; its protein translation is MAAGFPEDFLWGVATAAYQIEGADLEEGKGPSIWSDFSHKPGRIDFGESGDVACDHYHRFTEDIDLMTALGLNSYRFSISWPRVLPKGRGPTNQKGIDFYDKLVDELLEREIQPVVTLYHWDLPLDLQARFGGWECRDISHYFADYSSMMFYRLGDRVKYWITLNEPYCSSHVSYLWGEHAPGKRDLKLSLSVAHNLLLSHGEAVRRFREDIKDGLIGLTNVSTFVEPVTDSEEDLSAAKIYDQFINGWFFKTPLTGEYPSELFAIFENAGLAPVIQSGDMEIISVPFDFWGINYYTRNLVRRDKSSILGAEVVQGELPKSEMGWEIYPEGLEGFLFKAYKEYGKKPIYITENGIACEDKSLGGSVEDHCRIEYLRQHFSAALNSIKGGVDLRGYFVWTLMDNFEWARGFSKRFGLVYVDYDNNLKRIPKKSFEYYRDFIGTL
- a CDS encoding sodium ion-translocating decarboxylase subunit beta, whose amino-acid sequence is MNLLSNFLIPAGNLIMFAIGGVLIFLAIKKQYEPMLLLPIGFGAFLTNIPGSSAIGEHGVLTILYEAGIANELFPALIFIGIGAMIDFGPLLQKPVMFFYGAAAQLGIFLTIIVAALLGFDIREAISIGIIGTADGPTSIYVASRLAIHMLGPISVAAYSYMALVPVVQPPIIKLLTTKEERRIRMDNRTEKVPKYVRILFPILVTLLAGIIAPVSVALIGMLMFGNLIRESGVLNKLSNAAQNELSNIITLFLGIAIGSTMTASAFLNQRTLLILLMGLIAFILDTMGGILFAKTFNLFRKQKINPMIGAAGISAFPMSARVVHRMGLEEDPNNFLIMYATGANVAGQIGSVLAGSIVLALFL